The following coding sequences are from one Candidatus Bathyarchaeota archaeon window:
- a CDS encoding glycosyltransferase family 4 protein: MTKLSLAVFNTQPPHLYLGGVERRILETAKHLAASEVDVKVYSATKAGFHQTTTVEGATIIPCNSTDKNFPLDNYTFNRTLAKMAKSIDADVYEVHAVSGYGFQRALNKRGLRKAVVHTVHGVLADEYIQAKRRGNMSARGNVANFFMHRLGQNEKESAQNATLIVTISNYSKQKIVEHYGVNPEKIRLVPNGVDPKRFNPNGALSKTLCSYKTNKGRPTVLFVGRLIPRKGLTYLIQAAQQIVKEHKTVLFAIAGDGPLKSSLNMQVQKLGLEENFAFLGDVSEEELAGVYRGADVFVLPSIQEGQGIALLEAQASGKPVVAFNVSGIAEAVRNNETGLLVEAADSEALAEAVSKLLSDTALREKMGAMGRRFVEKELTWTVCAQKMLQVYREAQGMV; the protein is encoded by the coding sequence ATGACAAAACTAAGCCTCGCCGTGTTTAATACTCAACCGCCTCATCTCTACCTTGGAGGAGTCGAACGCCGCATACTCGAAACCGCCAAACACCTCGCAGCATCAGAAGTAGACGTAAAAGTTTACAGCGCAACCAAAGCAGGCTTCCACCAAACCACAACTGTCGAAGGTGCAACCATCATCCCCTGCAACAGCACCGACAAAAACTTTCCCTTAGACAACTACACCTTTAACCGCACCCTTGCTAAGATGGCAAAGAGCATAGACGCGGATGTTTACGAAGTTCACGCAGTCAGCGGATACGGCTTCCAACGTGCCCTCAACAAGCGCGGTTTGCGCAAGGCGGTTGTGCATACGGTTCACGGGGTTTTGGCAGACGAGTACATCCAAGCTAAACGCAGAGGCAACATGTCTGCTCGGGGAAACGTCGCGAATTTTTTCATGCACCGTTTAGGACAAAACGAAAAAGAATCCGCCCAAAACGCCACCCTAATTGTCACCATAAGCAACTACTCCAAACAAAAAATCGTAGAACACTACGGCGTAAACCCAGAAAAGATTCGGCTTGTCCCCAACGGCGTAGACCCCAAACGATTCAACCCCAACGGCGCACTGTCTAAAACGCTGTGTAGCTACAAAACCAACAAAGGCAGACCCACCGTTTTGTTTGTTGGCAGGCTCATACCCCGCAAAGGCTTAACCTACCTAATTCAAGCCGCCCAGCAAATCGTCAAAGAACACAAAACGGTACTGTTCGCAATAGCAGGCGACGGACCACTCAAAAGCAGCCTAAACATGCAGGTACAAAAGCTTGGGTTAGAGGAAAACTTTGCTTTCTTGGGCGATGTTAGCGAGGAGGAGTTGGCGGGGGTTTATCGGGGGGCGGACGTGTTTGTTTTGCCTTCGATTCAGGAGGGGCAAGGTATTGCGTTGCTGGAGGCGCAAGCGTCGGGCAAGCCTGTGGTGGCGTTTAACGTGAGTGGCATAGCGGAGGCAGTACGCAATAACGAGACGGGACTGTTAGTTGAGGCGGCGGACAGCGAGGCATTGGCAGAGGCGGTTTCAAAGCTGCTTTCAGACACGGCGCTACGAGAAAAGATGGGGGCTATGGGGCGGCGGTTTGTAGAAAAAGAGTTGACATGGACTGTTTGCGCGCAAAAGATGCTACAGGTTTACCGTGAAGCTCAGGGCATGGTTTAG